One genomic window of Luteitalea pratensis includes the following:
- a CDS encoding peptide MFS transporter: protein MSGNTRSGPTEAPIPAFGEMLGHPRPLWMLFMTEFWERFAFYGIRWALVLYIVAQFHAGSASGEEPASRTYGAYLALVYAAAIFGGYVADKILGYQRSILLGAVIMASGLFMIAIPDERIFTFGLATVIVGNGLFKPNISTMVGKLYTQGDPRRDSGFTIFYMGINAGALIAPVLTGWLAEQVFGSSGMPAYKYVFIASGFGMLVSLVWFWFGRKQLESIGLPIAGREGMQIVAYTAIGCLLAIPVTWFLIAQLGATALQYVLTAMFVGLCILLLTEGFQNGPVARDKAIAMLIIFAFNVTFWMFFEQAGSSFTFLADKIVNRDFGSFTFPVAWFQTVNSIAIITLAPIVAWVWVKLGRYNPSIPQKFGLGLVFNGLAFLLLMFALSSLVNVAGKIPFWTLVAVYVIQSVGELCLSPIGLSMVTKLAPVRLVGFGMGGWFLSTGIGNNLSGIFAGYVSGESGMTTASALGGYTFGFWALLIAGGILLLVAPLLNRLMHGVK from the coding sequence ATGAGCGGAAACACGCGTTCGGGCCCGACCGAGGCGCCGATTCCGGCCTTCGGCGAAATGCTGGGGCATCCACGGCCGTTGTGGATGCTCTTCATGACGGAGTTCTGGGAGCGATTTGCCTTCTACGGCATCCGCTGGGCCCTGGTTCTCTACATCGTCGCGCAGTTCCACGCGGGCAGCGCGTCCGGCGAGGAACCGGCGAGCCGTACCTACGGCGCCTACCTCGCGCTCGTGTATGCCGCCGCGATCTTTGGCGGCTACGTTGCCGACAAGATCCTCGGCTACCAGCGATCGATCCTGCTCGGGGCCGTGATCATGGCGTCCGGGCTGTTCATGATCGCGATTCCGGATGAACGCATCTTCACCTTCGGACTCGCGACCGTCATCGTCGGCAACGGCCTCTTCAAGCCGAACATCTCGACGATGGTCGGCAAGCTCTACACGCAGGGCGACCCGCGGCGCGACTCGGGCTTCACGATCTTCTACATGGGCATCAATGCCGGCGCGCTGATCGCGCCCGTGCTGACCGGCTGGCTGGCCGAGCAGGTGTTCGGCAGCAGTGGCATGCCCGCGTACAAGTACGTGTTCATCGCCTCCGGCTTCGGCATGCTCGTCAGCCTCGTGTGGTTCTGGTTCGGCCGCAAGCAACTGGAAAGCATCGGGCTGCCGATTGCGGGGCGTGAAGGGATGCAGATCGTCGCGTACACCGCGATCGGCTGCCTGCTGGCGATTCCGGTCACCTGGTTCCTGATCGCGCAACTCGGCGCCACGGCGCTGCAGTACGTGCTCACCGCGATGTTCGTCGGCTTGTGCATCCTGCTGCTGACCGAAGGCTTCCAGAACGGCCCCGTCGCGCGCGACAAGGCGATCGCGATGCTGATCATCTTTGCGTTCAACGTCACGTTCTGGATGTTCTTCGAACAGGCCGGCAGTTCGTTCACGTTCCTGGCCGACAAGATCGTCAATCGCGACTTCGGCAGCTTCACGTTCCCGGTGGCCTGGTTCCAGACGGTGAACTCGATCGCGATCATCACGCTGGCGCCGATCGTCGCGTGGGTATGGGTCAAGCTGGGACGCTACAACCCGTCGATTCCGCAGAAGTTCGGCCTCGGCCTCGTGTTCAACGGCCTGGCGTTTCTGCTGCTGATGTTCGCGCTCTCGAGCCTCGTCAACGTCGCCGGCAAGATCCCGTTCTGGACGCTGGTCGCGGTGTACGTCATCCAGTCGGTCGGCGAACTGTGCCTCTCGCCGATTGGCCTCTCGATGGTGACCAAGCTCGCGCCAGTGCGCCTCGTCGGCTTCGGCATGGGCGGCTGGTTCCTGTCGACGGGCATCGGCAACAACCTGTCGGGCATCTTCGCCGGCTACGTGAGCGGCGAGAGCGGCATGACGACGGCGTCAGCGCTCGGCGGCTATACGTTCGGCTTCTGGGCCCTGCTGATCGCCGGCGGCATCCTGTTGCTGGTCGCGCCGCTGCTGAACAGGCTCATGCATGGAGTGAAGTGA
- a CDS encoding four helix bundle protein: MDPDIHARAFHFAVRVCTFRKDVEFRRIARDVVIRQPVASATSIGANLAEARGAQSRPDFVAKVAIARKESREAQFWLRLAHSAKLLEGEDLEPLITEATSIGQVVSAICRTASQSTSRTAPRR, from the coding sequence ATGGATCCTGACATCCATGCCCGCGCATTTCACTTTGCGGTCCGGGTGTGCACGTTCCGCAAGGACGTCGAGTTCCGACGCATCGCAAGAGATGTCGTGATTCGACAACCGGTTGCCAGTGCGACCTCGATAGGCGCGAACCTGGCCGAAGCGAGAGGCGCACAATCGCGACCAGACTTCGTCGCGAAAGTAGCGATCGCTCGTAAGGAGTCGCGCGAAGCGCAGTTCTGGTTGCGACTCGCCCACAGCGCTAAATTGCTCGAGGGAGAAGACCTCGAGCCACTCATCACGGAAGCGACCTCGATTGGGCAGGTGGTGTCGGCCATCTGCCGCACGGCCAGCCAATCAACCAGTCGTACTGCTCCCCGCAGATGA
- a CDS encoding 2Fe-2S iron-sulfur cluster-binding protein encodes MPKLTIDEVGVFDVSEGQRLVLAIEQQGVDILHACGGNARCTTCRVEFIEGEPARMTRAEKERLEAKGLTGVRLSCQIVCDHDMTVRAISRLAGSGRPDPGGTPDPQIQPEPEWIDGSH; translated from the coding sequence GTGCCGAAACTGACGATAGACGAAGTGGGTGTGTTCGACGTGTCCGAAGGCCAGCGCCTGGTGCTCGCCATCGAGCAGCAGGGAGTCGACATCCTGCACGCGTGCGGTGGCAATGCCCGCTGCACGACCTGCCGCGTGGAGTTCATCGAGGGCGAGCCCGCCAGGATGACACGGGCCGAAAAGGAACGGCTCGAAGCGAAGGGCCTGACCGGCGTCCGCCTCTCCTGCCAGATCGTCTGTGACCACGACATGACCGTCCGTGCGATCAGCCGTCTCGCGGGATCCGGCCGCCCTGATCCCGGCGGCACGCCAGATCCTCAGATTCAGCCGGAGCCTGAGTGGATCGACGGGAGTCATTAG
- a CDS encoding NAD-dependent epimerase/dehydratase family protein, translated as MATDSTLNSVPAGPTRVLVTGGAGFLGINLLRYLHGRGYATTSLDIAPFGYPDMEPHVRVVQGDIRIRRDMDTALEGCRYVVHCAAALPLYPPEDIHTTDVIGTRIVLEASRDHRIERAVHISSTAVYGIPDHHPLKEDDRLDGVGPYGVAKVAAEAEAARFRAAGLIVPVLRPKSFVGPERLGVFALLYDWALDKRNFPMIGNGGNRYQLLDVEDLCEVIVGCLTLPVDAVNDTFNIGAKEYLTMREDYQAVLDRAGHGRHIVGFPAAPAIWGLRFLEALGVSPLYKWVYETASKDSFVSIEKAERQLGFAPKYSNRDALLRNFEWYIAHKEQFTESSGISHRVPWKQGAIGLLKKFF; from the coding sequence TTGGCGACCGACTCGACCCTCAACAGTGTGCCCGCCGGGCCGACGCGTGTGCTCGTCACCGGTGGCGCCGGCTTCCTCGGCATCAACCTCCTCCGCTACCTGCACGGACGCGGTTACGCGACGACCTCCCTCGACATCGCGCCGTTCGGCTACCCGGACATGGAGCCGCACGTACGGGTGGTGCAGGGCGACATCCGGATTCGCCGGGACATGGACACCGCACTGGAGGGTTGCCGGTACGTGGTGCACTGTGCCGCGGCGCTGCCGCTCTATCCGCCCGAGGACATCCACACGACCGACGTCATCGGTACCCGGATCGTGCTCGAGGCCTCGCGCGATCACCGTATCGAGCGCGCCGTCCACATCTCGTCGACGGCCGTCTACGGCATTCCCGATCACCATCCACTGAAGGAAGACGACCGGCTGGACGGCGTCGGCCCGTACGGGGTCGCGAAGGTGGCGGCGGAGGCGGAGGCCGCGCGGTTCCGCGCCGCCGGCCTCATCGTCCCCGTGCTGCGGCCCAAGTCGTTCGTCGGCCCGGAGCGCCTGGGCGTCTTCGCCCTGCTCTACGACTGGGCGCTCGACAAGCGCAACTTCCCGATGATCGGCAACGGCGGCAATCGGTACCAGTTGCTCGACGTCGAGGATCTCTGCGAGGTCATCGTCGGCTGCCTCACGCTGCCGGTGGACGCCGTCAACGACACGTTCAACATCGGGGCGAAGGAGTACCTGACGATGCGCGAGGACTACCAGGCCGTCCTCGATCGCGCCGGGCATGGACGTCACATCGTCGGCTTCCCCGCTGCGCCGGCAATCTGGGGGCTGCGCTTCCTCGAGGCGCTCGGCGTGTCGCCGCTGTACAAGTGGGTCTACGAGACGGCGTCCAAGGATTCGTTCGTGTCGATCGAGAAGGCCGAACGGCAGCTGGGATTCGCGCCGAAGTACTCCAACCGCGACGCGCTGCTCCGCAACTTCGAGTGGTACATCGCGCACAAGGAGCAGTTCACCGAGTCATCCGGCATCTCGCATCGGGTGCCGTGGAAGCAGGGCGCGATTGGCCTGCTGAAGAAGTTCTTCTGA
- a CDS encoding CUAEP/CCAEP-tail radical SAM (seleno)protein — MVVILSTYELGRPAFGPALAAAWTRDAGLEVRLIDLSREPLPPGLVAAASSFAVHVPMHAATRLAGPVLSRLRDERPETTRIAFGLYAPLNADWLRRHGATHVLGVEAEATLATLAAGKGGDERDLRGTQVPRLAFPVPDRSTQPPLSAYARLNIGGERRLAGYTEASRGCLHTCTHCPIVPIYQGSMRVVPVETVLADVAQQVAAGAQHITFGDPDFFNGPTHARRVIEGLTSRHPDVSYDVTIKVEHLLAHRDLLNRLAGTRCAFVTSAVEAFDDEVLAHLQKGHTADDARRAVAACRDRGLALVPTFVAFTPWTTVTGHVAFLEAIRALDLVDVVAPVQLALRLLLPSGSALLADPDVQRVAFVFDRDALAYPWTHADPAVDRLQEQSMAWLGQQGRRASRATAYAGLRRMADEAAGTAFDAFTPGDALVRAAVPYLDEPWYC, encoded by the coding sequence ATGGTCGTGATTCTGTCCACGTACGAGCTGGGGCGTCCGGCATTCGGCCCGGCCCTCGCGGCAGCGTGGACGCGAGACGCGGGCCTCGAGGTCCGCCTCATCGACCTGTCGCGCGAGCCACTCCCGCCAGGCCTCGTCGCGGCCGCATCGTCGTTCGCGGTGCACGTGCCCATGCATGCGGCGACGCGCCTGGCCGGGCCGGTCCTGTCGCGTCTGCGTGACGAGCGCCCCGAGACCACCCGCATCGCCTTCGGGCTGTACGCGCCGCTGAACGCCGACTGGTTGCGGCGACACGGTGCGACGCATGTGCTGGGCGTCGAAGCCGAGGCGACACTGGCGACCCTGGCGGCGGGTAAGGGTGGTGACGAGCGCGATTTGCGCGGCACGCAAGTACCCCGGCTCGCGTTCCCCGTGCCGGACCGCTCGACGCAGCCACCGCTTTCGGCCTACGCACGGCTCAACATCGGCGGTGAACGTCGCCTCGCGGGTTACACCGAGGCCTCGCGCGGCTGCCTGCATACCTGCACGCACTGCCCGATCGTGCCGATCTACCAGGGCAGCATGCGGGTCGTGCCGGTCGAGACCGTGCTCGCCGACGTTGCGCAGCAGGTCGCGGCGGGCGCCCAGCACATCACCTTCGGCGATCCGGACTTCTTCAACGGCCCGACACATGCGCGCCGCGTGATCGAGGGCCTCACGTCGAGGCATCCCGACGTCAGCTACGACGTGACCATCAAGGTCGAACATCTGCTCGCGCATCGCGATCTCCTCAATCGGCTCGCGGGCACGCGCTGCGCCTTCGTCACGTCCGCCGTCGAGGCGTTCGACGACGAGGTGCTCGCACATCTCCAGAAGGGTCACACGGCCGATGACGCGCGCCGTGCCGTTGCGGCCTGCCGGGACCGTGGCCTCGCGCTGGTGCCGACGTTTGTCGCGTTCACGCCGTGGACGACGGTCACGGGCCACGTGGCATTTCTCGAAGCGATTCGCGCGCTCGATCTCGTGGACGTCGTTGCGCCGGTCCAGTTGGCGTTGCGGCTGCTGCTGCCATCCGGATCGGCGCTGCTGGCCGACCCGGACGTGCAGCGTGTGGCCTTTGTCTTCGACCGGGACGCCCTCGCGTATCCATGGACACACGCAGATCCGGCGGTCGATCGCCTGCAGGAGCAGTCGATGGCGTGGCTCGGTCAGCAGGGCCGCCGGGCGTCACGAGCCACGGCGTATGCCGGGTTGCGCCGCATGGCCGATGAGGCCGCCGGCACGGCCTTCGATGCGTTCACACCTGGTGACGCGTTGGTGCGGGCTGCCGTGCCCTATCTCGACGAGCCCTGGTACTGTTGA
- a CDS encoding ATP-grasp domain-containing protein produces MSTVLLCTTTLGYQARAFDAAARRAGVTLRIVSDRCDHLDDPWGDSAIPARFDRNAAHVTPVLAALEGMPVDGVLAVGDRPAWLAAHIAQARGLPWHAPEAVAVATNKLMARGRMLAAGLPVPWFVSLPVHGDEDLDRLTRVRFPCVVKPIGLSASRGVMRVDSLAGLLAARERLAALLARVDVRASASADDDVLIVEGFVPGQEFALDGVLEQGALRVFALFEKPDPLDGPFFEETIYVTPARLAPARQHLVAGHIARAALALGLHHGPIHAECRVDGDDIVVLEVAPRPIGGLCARSIPVVAPDGTRCGLEDALLAHALGQSLDRYGHQALASGVLMVPVPETGRLRSVEGVDAVREMPSVTGVEITAKSGSMLETLPEGGTYPGFVFAEGAQPGDVIDALREASRRLRLVMDRTLPISRG; encoded by the coding sequence ATGTCCACCGTCCTGCTGTGCACGACCACCCTCGGCTACCAGGCCCGGGCGTTCGACGCCGCGGCGCGTCGCGCCGGCGTGACCTTGCGGATCGTGTCCGACCGCTGCGACCACCTGGACGACCCCTGGGGCGACAGCGCGATTCCGGCGCGGTTTGACAGGAATGCCGCGCACGTGACGCCAGTGCTGGCGGCGCTCGAGGGAATGCCGGTGGACGGCGTCCTCGCCGTCGGCGATCGACCCGCCTGGCTGGCGGCGCACATCGCGCAGGCGCGTGGCCTGCCGTGGCATGCGCCCGAGGCGGTCGCCGTCGCCACGAACAAGCTGATGGCCCGTGGCCGCATGCTGGCCGCCGGCCTCCCGGTGCCGTGGTTCGTGAGTCTGCCGGTCCATGGCGACGAGGACCTCGATCGCCTGACGCGCGTGCGATTTCCGTGCGTGGTCAAGCCGATCGGCTTGTCGGCGAGTCGTGGCGTGATGCGCGTCGACTCGCTGGCGGGGTTGCTCGCCGCACGTGAGCGCCTGGCGGCCCTGCTTGCGCGTGTCGACGTCCGCGCCAGCGCTTCAGCCGACGATGACGTCCTGATCGTGGAGGGCTTCGTGCCGGGGCAGGAGTTCGCCCTCGACGGCGTGCTCGAGCAGGGGGCGCTTCGTGTATTCGCACTGTTCGAGAAACCCGATCCCCTCGACGGGCCGTTCTTCGAGGAGACCATCTACGTGACGCCGGCCCGGCTCGCGCCGGCGCGTCAGCACCTGGTTGCCGGCCACATCGCGCGGGCCGCGCTGGCCCTCGGCCTGCACCATGGCCCGATTCACGCCGAGTGCCGGGTCGACGGCGACGACATCGTGGTGCTCGAAGTCGCGCCGCGCCCGATTGGCGGCCTCTGCGCGCGATCGATCCCGGTGGTGGCGCCCGACGGCACACGCTGCGGCCTCGAAGATGCGCTGCTGGCGCACGCCCTCGGTCAGTCCCTCGACCGATACGGCCACCAGGCCCTCGCGAGCGGGGTGCTGATGGTGCCGGTGCCCGAGACCGGACGCCTGCGGTCAGTCGAAGGCGTGGATGCCGTGCGCGAGATGCCGTCGGTGACCGGCGTGGAGATCACCGCGAAATCCGGGTCGATGCTCGAGACGCTTCCCGAGGGAGGCACCTATCCCGGCTTCGTCTTCGCGGAGGGGGCGCAACCGGGCGACGTGATCGACGCGCTGCGCGAAGCGTCGCGGCGGTTGCGGCTGGTGATGGACCGGACGCTGCCTATTTCGCGGGGGTAG
- a CDS encoding oxidative damage protection protein, translated as MRTVHCVKLGQELPGLEEAPWPGPLGQRIYDSVSQEAWAMWEERMKMILNEYRLMPWQKEAQDIVAKHMEDFFFGESAALPPGYTPTPAK; from the coding sequence ATGCGGACGGTGCATTGCGTGAAGCTGGGGCAGGAACTGCCGGGACTCGAAGAAGCGCCGTGGCCGGGACCACTTGGCCAGCGTATCTACGATAGCGTGTCCCAGGAAGCCTGGGCGATGTGGGAAGAGCGGATGAAGATGATCCTCAACGAGTACCGCCTCATGCCCTGGCAGAAGGAAGCCCAGGATATCGTGGCGAAGCACATGGAGGACTTCTTCTTCGGCGAGAGCGCGGCCCTGCCGCCCGGCTACACACCTACCCCCGCGAAATAG
- a CDS encoding MDR family MFS transporter — MSFFDRFRSSPRLLVTLGILGGSFLAAMEATIVATAMPTVVDQFGGLAHYSWVFSGYMLTSTVTTPVWGRIADVHGRRRPYLVAIGLFLLGSMLCGVATSMTQLIAFRALQGVGAGGMLPLGMVIMGDMFSLTERARAQALFAGVWGISSIAGPLIGAVLTENASWRWIFFMNLPFGLAAAFLVARFLVDRLGHDRGDVDYIGAGVLMSAVTALMLALNQTGVPDASLSPTVVRMLYVSAVALGALFVLLERRTAHPTLPLSLLANRMVATTTASGALLGIAIFGALAFVPLYVQAALGRTAREAGSVLTPLLLGWVSMSIVTGRLLPRVGFRPFILGGLSFVSVGFLGLATVRPDGPMWKLHVDLGLMGIGMGMTMLSLLLAVQATVAREQLGVATSLGQFTRSIGGAIGVAVMGAMVAASLPSSGPTPAALALGLHRAFVTGAVVSLVALCSALLVPGGLPEQKKTVG, encoded by the coding sequence ATGTCCTTCTTCGACCGTTTTCGATCCTCGCCTCGCCTGTTGGTGACCCTCGGCATCCTCGGCGGCAGCTTTCTCGCCGCCATGGAAGCCACCATCGTCGCGACCGCCATGCCGACCGTCGTCGACCAGTTCGGCGGATTGGCACACTACAGCTGGGTGTTCTCCGGCTACATGCTGACGTCGACGGTCACGACGCCGGTGTGGGGCCGCATCGCCGACGTCCACGGGCGGCGTCGACCCTACCTCGTGGCCATCGGGTTGTTCCTGCTGGGGTCGATGTTGTGCGGCGTTGCCACGTCGATGACGCAGCTCATCGCCTTTCGCGCCCTGCAGGGTGTCGGGGCGGGCGGCATGCTGCCGCTTGGCATGGTCATCATGGGCGACATGTTCTCGCTCACGGAGCGAGCCCGCGCGCAGGCGCTCTTTGCCGGCGTCTGGGGGATCTCCTCCATCGCCGGCCCCCTCATCGGCGCGGTGCTCACCGAGAACGCGTCGTGGCGGTGGATCTTCTTCATGAACCTGCCGTTCGGCCTGGCGGCGGCGTTCCTGGTGGCCCGGTTCCTGGTCGACCGCCTGGGTCACGATCGCGGTGACGTCGACTACATCGGCGCCGGCGTGCTCATGAGCGCGGTCACCGCGCTGATGCTCGCGCTGAACCAGACCGGCGTGCCCGACGCGTCGCTTTCGCCGACGGTGGTGCGGATGCTCTATGTCTCGGCGGTCGCGCTCGGCGCGCTGTTCGTGCTCCTCGAACGCCGCACGGCGCATCCGACGCTCCCGCTGTCGCTGCTGGCCAACCGCATGGTGGCGACCACGACCGCGAGCGGCGCGCTGCTGGGGATCGCCATCTTCGGAGCGCTGGCCTTCGTTCCCCTGTACGTGCAGGCGGCGCTCGGTCGAACCGCGCGCGAAGCGGGCAGCGTGCTGACGCCCCTGCTGCTTGGCTGGGTGTCGATGTCGATCGTCACGGGCCGCTTGCTGCCGCGCGTGGGGTTCCGGCCGTTCATCCTCGGCGGACTCAGTTTCGTGTCGGTGGGCTTCCTCGGCCTGGCCACCGTGCGGCCGGACGGACCGATGTGGAAGCTGCATGTGGACCTCGGCCTGATGGGGATCGGGATGGGGATGACCATGCTGTCGCTGCTGCTGGCGGTGCAGGCGACGGTCGCGCGCGAGCAACTCGGTGTGGCCACCTCGCTCGGGCAGTTCACGCGCAGCATCGGCGGGGCGATCGGCGTCGCCGTGATGGGGGCGATGGTGGCCGCGTCGCTGCCGTCGAGCGGTCCGACACCAGCCGCCCTGGCACTGGGGCTCCATCGCGCCTTCGTCACGGGGGCGGTGGTGTCGCTGGTGGCGCTCTGCTCTGCATTGCTGGTCCCGGGGGGCTTGCCCGAGCAAAAGAAAACGGTCGGGTAA
- a CDS encoding KGG domain-containing protein, whose translation MSNDNTPEQGETRRKERRGFASMSPEKQREIASKGGRAAHMKGTAHEWTSEEARAAGRKGGRASRGGRGRLPEGGAAE comes from the coding sequence GTGAGTAATGACAACACCCCCGAGCAGGGCGAGACGCGCCGCAAGGAGCGGCGCGGATTCGCGTCCATGTCCCCAGAGAAGCAGCGCGAGATTGCCAGCAAGGGCGGTCGCGCGGCGCACATGAAAGGGACCGCGCACGAATGGACGTCCGAAGAGGCCCGCGCTGCGGGTCGCAAGGGCGGACGCGCCAGCCGCGGCGGTCGCGGCCGGCTGCCGGAGGGCGGCGCTGCCGAGTAG
- a CDS encoding BamA/OMP85 family outer membrane protein, whose translation MDPVTVRGLGRCLLCACLAWASAGGAATAQEGTGAPDARRLKVRSLDIQGVSGLDVSQLTGVLATRESGGLLPFLGKDRYYNPRQLQADLYRIIAFLSDHGWPRARVTSVDLDRDEEAKAVDVTVHVDQGPPVIIDKVETFGFDVLEPRDQEAVQQRISVVAGRRRVQGDVRNTRTATLAVLQERGYAYSTVNVLEGEGTAPGHVSLYVIAEPGPQALFGTITVRGNHGVSDGRVKSLLSMKEGQEFRISRVVDTQRRLYNREIFQFVSVNAEPTSTVGAPVPVNVVLTQAKPMRLSITPGYGSEEKARITTTLRHLNFFGGARTALATVRWSSLDRGVRLNVEEPSLFRRGVSMSVGAQYWYADEPAYRSTTKGGRVTFAKQRERSDPVRRRQSLTTLSVTVVDEYEDYTVSEEALNDPDFYDDLIALGLNPNTGRGKGQLLALAVDLQRNTTPNLIDAKGGYLVSAHVEQAGNWMPGAYNYTEYTAEMRKYHTFGNIVVAGKARAGTIDAPGLLAADVPFFKRYFLGGSSGMRGWGRFEVSPLTLSGNPIGGHSMFEGSAEVRVPAFAKFAIVGFVDAGNVWYETLDFHFDELRVDVGPGLRYLTPIGPVRVDFGYQLTRIEGLLVNGELEPRRWRIHFSVGQAF comes from the coding sequence ATGGATCCCGTGACGGTACGAGGACTCGGACGGTGCCTGCTCTGCGCCTGTCTCGCGTGGGCATCCGCAGGCGGAGCCGCTACCGCCCAGGAGGGGACGGGCGCACCCGACGCACGCCGGTTGAAAGTGCGTAGTCTCGATATACAGGGTGTGTCAGGTCTGGACGTGAGTCAGCTGACAGGGGTCCTCGCCACCCGTGAAAGCGGCGGCCTGTTGCCCTTCCTCGGCAAGGATCGCTACTACAACCCACGGCAACTGCAAGCCGACCTCTATCGCATCATCGCGTTCCTCTCCGACCATGGGTGGCCGAGGGCGCGGGTGACGTCGGTGGACCTCGATCGGGACGAGGAGGCCAAGGCCGTCGACGTGACCGTCCACGTGGACCAGGGCCCGCCGGTCATCATCGACAAGGTCGAGACCTTCGGGTTCGACGTCCTCGAGCCGCGTGACCAGGAGGCGGTGCAGCAGCGGATCTCGGTGGTCGCGGGCCGGCGGCGTGTGCAGGGTGACGTCCGCAACACGCGTACCGCGACGCTGGCCGTGTTGCAGGAACGTGGCTACGCGTACTCCACGGTCAACGTCCTCGAGGGCGAGGGCACGGCGCCCGGCCACGTGTCGCTGTACGTCATCGCGGAGCCAGGACCGCAGGCGTTGTTCGGCACCATCACCGTCCGTGGCAACCACGGTGTCAGCGACGGCCGCGTGAAGTCGCTGCTGTCGATGAAGGAAGGGCAGGAGTTCCGCATCAGCCGCGTCGTCGACACCCAGCGGCGCCTGTACAACCGCGAAATCTTCCAGTTCGTGTCGGTCAACGCCGAGCCCACCAGCACCGTTGGCGCGCCGGTGCCCGTCAACGTCGTGCTCACGCAGGCCAAGCCGATGCGGCTCTCGATCACGCCCGGCTACGGCAGCGAGGAAAAGGCCCGCATCACCACCACCTTGCGGCACCTGAATTTCTTCGGCGGCGCGCGTACCGCGCTGGCGACCGTGCGCTGGTCCTCGCTGGATCGCGGCGTCCGGCTGAACGTCGAAGAACCATCCTTGTTCCGGCGCGGCGTTTCGATGAGCGTCGGCGCCCAGTACTGGTACGCGGACGAACCGGCCTACCGGTCGACGACCAAGGGCGGGCGCGTGACCTTTGCCAAGCAGCGCGAGCGGAGCGATCCGGTGCGTCGGAGGCAGTCGCTGACGACGTTGTCGGTGACCGTGGTCGACGAATACGAGGACTACACGGTCTCCGAAGAGGCCCTCAACGACCCGGACTTCTACGACGACCTGATCGCCCTCGGGCTGAACCCGAACACGGGGCGAGGCAAGGGCCAGTTGCTGGCGCTCGCCGTCGACCTGCAGCGCAACACCACGCCGAACCTCATTGACGCCAAGGGTGGATACCTCGTCTCCGCGCACGTGGAGCAGGCCGGCAACTGGATGCCTGGCGCCTACAACTACACCGAGTACACGGCCGAGATGCGCAAGTACCACACGTTTGGCAACATCGTCGTTGCCGGCAAGGCCCGGGCCGGCACCATCGACGCCCCTGGCCTCCTGGCCGCCGACGTGCCGTTTTTCAAGCGTTACTTCCTCGGCGGCTCGTCGGGCATGCGCGGGTGGGGCCGATTCGAGGTCTCGCCCCTGACGTTGTCCGGCAACCCCATCGGCGGGCATTCGATGTTCGAGGGTTCGGCCGAGGTGCGCGTCCCGGCCTTCGCCAAGTTCGCCATCGTCGGCTTCGTCGATGCCGGCAATGTCTGGTACGAGACCCTGGACTTCCACTTCGACGAACTGCGGGTCGACGTCGGCCCCGGTCTCCGTTACCTGACGCCCATTGGCCCGGTCCGTGTGGACTTCGGCTACCAGCTCACGCGCATAGAAGGCTTGCTGGTCAATGGCGAGCTCGAGCCGCGCCGCTGGCGGATCCACTTCAGCGTCGGGCAGGCGTTCTGA